The DNA sequence TTTAATAGCTTAAAATTGAGTATCCTGCAAAAAAAGAGTTGACGATCATGACAGATTTGTCCTAAAGTTTGCCCTTCCTTGATGTTAAATGTAGGCCATTAAAATGAACTCGTTCTATAgcgtaaaaaatgaaaaggaaaaaaagatttACCCAATGAcaaatgtgataaaattttcCTGAGGTACAGCAGAATCGCAGATCAATCTAGGAGATTGAGAATATCTTTTTTAAGCTAGTAAATTCAATTACTCCTACTTTGAAAAGAAAGCTTGTTTTGCTTGCATGAATTTGATGGTTCAAAAGAAATGAACTATTGTTATTAGGACTATTAATATTTGTAAGACTTATTGTATGACGTCTCTTTATTCCATGTTAATTTAAGGCACCGAATATTTATACACTATTAACTTTCCTATGGTTGGTTTATTTCTCTTGGACTAATTAATCTTagagtagtgatttagagactCTATGCCATAATATTCTTATATCTCTATGCaataattatactccctctgtccagttttatagtcacattttgccataaaagtccgtcccacatttatagtcacatttagaattttccatatttggacataaaatcttaccccattattcactaaaattacacccaaatgtcattatcaacacaaaaataaatcaaaacaaaaataaaaaaccaaaaagtcaacaagggacccaccttcaaccaactcacttaatttattacacactccttcatctcacttcatttattacacactccaccatctcactcttccatctcacttcatttattacacactccaccatctcacttcattaattacacactccaccaattccttaaaactcgtgctctAACTAattgtgactataaatgtgggacggagggagtattttatatgtGGACAAATATAACCAAACGctatttttggataaaatcAATTAGCATGATCATTAGGGAGTGATCTAATTTCTATAATAAAGACTAATAAAGCTAACGGTGAAATTCAAtagagtatattatatattttacataggaataacataaaaataaatactcaaaaatcaaactagagtactaatattataaaatacataaaattaaaataataaattcaattagtattatatttattttgactaAGGTTCGAcaataattttccaaaaattaaacatttgaataaattaaatttttaaaattgaataatttagaatagtaatatgatataaaaaaacctacacccaattagtattaatatattatacatattttcttaattttatttcatgatacAGTGAATTGAGCtaataactcaattatttataaagtaaaagagaaaatgccttgtaattatttatttgatcgaTGTTTGATTGCAATGttctaagaataaaaaatttaaataaattaaaattttggaaaggaaagaagtagtataataaaaattacaaaattcttaaaataaaaactataaagtcaattattattattattattattattattattattattattaatttttttaatgatatattGAATGGAGCTTAaaactctaatattttatataagaaaaaagaagaaaataatataggattagtatttttataaaatggattcataatttattcattaagttcaaatctcataatttattcGCTTAGTTTTGGAACATTACGTTGAATAAAACATTTATGAATAAGTCTCCcatttctctaatattctacTTCTttaggtatatatttttattttaaatcatatcttccatatttatatatattccataattAAGCTACCACGTCCTTATCCTTATTTAAGATGTAAGGGCAAAAAAGTAGATGTAAAAAAgtgtagatttaattaaaaatataatatagtataagaTTACAATTTTAACCTCATTGTGGCATTATAACTTGGATACATTATGTCTCtgaaacatttttcttaatgttaTTATAGCCTTCATGAGATGCGTACGCGAGAGGTTATAAATTACTTTAAACTTATAATAAGCTATAGAGATAATTGTAAAACGggtattatattgaaattcgaaaataaaaaatcataatctagttaatttttacaaaaatgtatttaatgaaataattattacaCAAAGTTATAGTCcatattttaattgagtgtTATAAGAAATTCCCCAAAAAGTAAGAGTATACTGCTCAAATTAATGAGCTACAGTTTGGGCAGCCTTTTGTCATGGGCCTTAAATTTATTCACAAGCCCAATTCATATATAAGTGTAATCCACGAAGAGAATTAAGAGATATGTGTATAAAGTAGGAGTACAATCTAGAATCTAACATTAAACAGAGCATTCCAGAATCCGCACGAAACGGACCGATTTCTCCTctcattaatataaattctccTCTTCCTTCATCCCGATTCCTCATCACAAATCTCAAGTCTCATaccaatcaatcaatcaatcaatcgtGTACATAAATTCTCTGATTAGAAGCGAAAATGTCTCTGATTCCGAGCTTCTTCGGGCGCCGCAGCAGCAATGTATTCGACCCATTCTCCCTCGATGTGTGGGATCCCTTTCAGGACTTTCCTCTCTCCACCAACTTCCCCTCCTCCGCGCGTGAAACCACTGCGGTGGCCAACGCCCGCATCGACTGGAAAGAGACGCCGGAGGCTCATCTCTTCAAAGTTGATGTTCCTGGATTGAAGAAGGATGAAGTGAATGTTGAGGTTGAAGATGGTGGCATTCTGCAAATCAGTGGAGAGAGAAGCAAGGAGCAGGAGGAGAAGAATGACAAGTGGCACCGTATTGAGAGGAGCAGCGGCAAGTTCTGCCGCCGCTTCAGGCTGCCGGAGAATGCGAAGCTGGAGCAGGTGAAGGCGGCCATGGAGAATGGGGTGCTCACGGTGACTGTGCCAAAGGAGGAAGTCAAGAAGCCTGAAGTTAAGGCTATTGATATCTCTGGTTAATAATATATCAACTGTTGGTTTCTTAGCACGATATACTAATAAAGTTGTGTGATGTTTTGGTTTTGATCAATGAGTGATATTGAACTCTTAAATgatgtgaaattttaatatattgaacTTTTGTCACTTATGGAATCTTCGTTTTGATCTCCAACGCTCCTGACTTTTGGCCTTTTcctaatatttaaataatggtGATTTTTCAATACCTATGGGCTATACGAAATCAGTATATATAGAGATAATAtcatttgttatattttgaaCATGAGTTCATTTATTAGCTATGGATTCTGGCTTGAAAAactattactctctccgtcccaagataagcgactCACATTCCGTTTTGGGACGTCTTAAAATAAGTGagctatttctttttttggtattttatctcttactttttctctctattttattaactttctTACCTTATTCACTTTTCACTTTACCCGAAAAGTTTGTACAATACTCGCTTatcttggaacggagggagtactgtgatttcgaaaatttctgataatttttatattacacttaacaaatgattaaaattactGATGAACATACAAAAATAGTATGACAACTGTATTCACTCTAAAATAAATGTAGCACGCATACATGCATGCATGGATAATGCATTCTTTGTATTTGAGTTAAGTCAATATAAGTactatttctctattttttgtcttttctttttggtttggttCGATTCCTTCATGTATGTTATGTAGAAATTTCCCGATACGGTTTCCCTTGTCATGCTTTGTGTGAAGGTTTCGTGATACTATTATGATTAcaaatttatagtttattGAATGACCAGGACTGTGCTTTTGTAGAAAGTCTCACTAGCTTAGTACTTTAGTAGCACCTTTTTCATTATCAATAGTTTTAGTGCGCTCTCCAATTATTTGCTTAAAATTCAACATATTCAATCAACAAGTGGATGTATTGTTTCGACACAATTATTGATCATGGAttcatgaaatttaatatactgGCCTAGCTAATTTAAGTACCTCTATATAGTATCTGCTCGATATCAACTAATCATTTCTTTATCCAACTCTCTCTAGATCACTTACTTATGTCTCAAATGCCATTAGAATGTTAGATTGATGCTCAGGTAGCATAAATCTTAGCCAATTTTTCTAAACAATATTTTCTCGAAATCTCGAAAAATCTCTTCAAAATTGGAAACTTCCTCCTTCTTCAGCCTCAGATATTTTTGAGCGAAGCAGTAGTGGCTGCTTCTTCCCTGATTGTAGAGTCAAAACCGTTGAGAAAGAAGTTCTATTACACGAAGGGAGCGCAGCTTTTCCCCTCATCACCAAGTGTCGTAAAAGAGCACATCAAATTTGTACCTGGGCTGGGCTTATTCATGTCGGAATGATTCAGGTGGCTTTGAAACCTACGAAGCTAGATTCAGATGCATATGCAACAATATATCTTTCCGACAACAGATTGAACTATCCTTCTTCTGTTTTGAGTATGGTGGAATCAAGTTTATGTGATGGCCCCATTCATTTCACCTACTTCCCTACCTACTGTGTCCCCTTAACTGATTGCTGCGATTCATTTGGCATTGATGTTGAAATCGGAGGGGAAGGAAGCATAACCCTTATGTATAGGTTCCACTATAAAGTGGTGAAAGAGGCATATCTAGCCTCGAATCGTTTTCGTGTCTATGAGCGAGGGAAAACTACTTTCCACCTTACTAATATTGCTGAAGGCCTTCGTGTGGTGTCGAAAACGGTCTCCTGGGGCCAGGGAATAGGCCTGGGATCGGTGGCTGGGAACGAACTTGCCTCCTCGGGTGCTGAGATGGGTAGCGCTAATGTCGACTTGTGTTGAAGGTGGATGTTCCTGGTTTCAAGAAAGAGGAAGTTAGGGTTGTGGTTGAAGGTGGTGGGATTCTACAGATCAGTGGAGAGAGAGGCGACGGCGAAGGGGGTGAAGAAGGGACTGACAAGTGGCACTGCGTGGAGAGGAGCAAAGGGAGATTTGTCCGGTGCTTGAGGATGCCGGAGAATGCCAACTTGGATGAGATGGAGGCGGCGGTGGAGAATGGAGTGCTGACGTTGACGGTACCTAAGCAGGAAGTTGGCAAGAAGGTTGAAGTGAAGGTTATTGATATCTCTGGTTAAGCAAGAGAATTGTGGATGCGTGATTGATATGAAGtgtaaaatagaaatgtgtgTTTATGTTTGAAACTTTGTTCAATGAGAAAGAGAGGTTGCATCTTTCTTTTGCTTGGGGATGAAAACATAGTGACTTTGGTTTGGTGTCAACATATGTACTCTCTATGTCCCTCATTAATTATGTATCCTCAAACACGCTTGCACGTGTAATTATCGCGTGCTCAAAACGCTTCATCGGCTAGTGAGCGCGACAGTTAATATGTGCTTGGTACTCCCTTAAGCACCGAGACGATGATCATGCTCTAAGTGTTtagtatgtttttcttttgccTTTTTGTATTATGCATTATTACGAGTTGTTAGTCTTCGTTTTTTGTATGCACGAGATAATAAAGTTGTGTAAATGCAATTTGTTATGATAAACTcataattaatgtaaaattttagTATGTTGAACTCCTTGTTGATGCTTCCTATCCCTTTAAGAGGTAGGtggtttgaaatttgaatcatCATGGTGTAAACGAGAACCATGATTgattattacaaaaatttttttgttattttggtaaTCTTTATTATGTTCTCCTATCTATTAGGAGTCCAATCTTTTGGCTCCTCCTAACATTTTTATGACTTAAAGGAAATTtcttatatacatatttttatcaataaatgttgattttattacCTATACGAGATCAATATAGATGAAACAAGGGTTGAATCCTCCAATTTTATGAAAAGCTATATGAATTACCACGGAaaaagcttcatcaaaagttCTAAAAAAAGTGGtaaaaattatggagtatagTACTCCAAATAACAATCGGAATCAAACATATGCATGAAAAATATTCTCCTTCTATTTAAGTTAGGTCAGTATAcgtttatttttctcttttttcgtccttttcttttttgttttatttgactCATTCATGTTATGTTATGTTGAAATTTCACAAATAAGATTTTCCTTGTCATGCTGTGCGTGGATGTTTGGTGATGCTATAtgattacaaattttatatttatagtttatcGGATGACCAATACTTTGCTTTAGTAAAAGTCCTTTTAATTTATGCCAAAAAAGTTAATGCGGTCTCCAATAATTTGAGCCAAATTTACCATATTAAATCAACAAGTGGATGTACTATTTTGCCACAATTATTGAtgctaaaatttattataatttgatcTCACCAATTTATGCACCTTTTATTTAGTATCTGCCCGATATCATGcaaatcatttcattttccaaatCTCTCTAACTCACTTAATAATCTGTCAAATGGTATTAGATTGATGCTGAGGTAAGTCACTACACCCATTTCTCTccttattcataaaattttccCAGTTTTCATAGCCATACTATCTAAGGCAATATGAAGAATGTAAACAAAAAAGTCCCcgaaaatttcgaaaaatgcctTATGGAAGCTGCCTCCTTCTTCAGCCTCAGATATCTTTGAGCCAGGGtgttttagttgtttttgttgaatattcaaatattGAGTTTGAAAGAGAAGTTTATTCTCTGAATTGTATTTTTTGGATACATTGTACATTGGTATTTATAGGGCAAGAGATATAAATGTACATAGAAACTAGACTATTGGGACTCTACAttataaatgcaatattttctTTGCAATGGGTTGGAACTTCACATTTTCTCTTCCCAACATTCTTGGATACTTCAAGTTGtctttccaacactccccctcaagttaagtaatGAGATTCCCGATACTTAACTTGCCAAAAACAACCGAGAAATCTCTTACGCCAATTGCCTTAGTCAATATGTCTGCAAGTTGATCTTTGGATCGAACAAAAGGGAATTCAACAATTCCTGCCTCAATATTTTCCTTGACGAAGTGTCTGTCAACTTCAACATGTTTTGTTCGATCATGTTGAACTGGACTCTCTGATATACTGATGGCAGCCTTGTTATCGCAAAAAAGCTGACATGTTTTCTGTGATAACAACCCCAATTCTTCCATTAGTCTTCGTAACCATAAGACTTCTGTTAATCCATTTCTAATACCTCTAAATTCTGCTTCTGCGCTTGAGAGTGCCACAACTTTCTGTTTCTTACTTTTCCAGGTGACCAAATTACCCCCAACGAATGTAAAGTAACCAGAAGTGGAtctgtaacgccccactttttcaaaccctaattttcgggttataaagtttttgcattaaatgccttaaatgctatgatatgtggattatttgatgagtaattaattgcatagtgtctttgtgacctaattgcgtatgagaTTTTAGATTTAGTggaatagtcaacttgttgaaatgttgacgtggctattgaatagtcaaagatgggaaaatatgacgtggccgttgaaaggtcaaggcgatgagaaaagaagaggaaatatGGAGATGATTGTTTGGGTATGAATTTTTGATgcggagaaatataattgtgggtgaattatttttcctaagggatgagtgagaattaaataggagcattgttgaaaaatgtggaattttcggccatcatgattattggagaagaaatcctatttttcttggatttaattatttgtttgggataattatccaaattaaatccaaagtccaattGTACTTAAATTCCatcatggaattttcgaaaaatacCACCTTTGATAtccatgagattttcgaaaatctcatagtttggagaagagagaattattttattatttgatctcttatttattctactccatgaataaatataaatatgctaaaatatcccaccatatcttgccaaatctaagaagatattgcATATCCTAATtgaattaggatttgaatttattcctTGTTGGAAGAGGAAAATACACGCCACTTTTGGCTATACTTGaggagatttaattatttattcttgctccgtgatatattattctactccgtgaaatatttgaattaaatcataggctaaatAAATAAGCCTAAATTTTCGAATTCTCCTAAGTCTCAACGGCTTCAACGCCAACTACTCCTCAAATCTCTCCATATCTattccaaatctttatttatttaattatgggatattattttggcactctataaatacatgagaGATTCTAAACCCTAGCACTCACAAAACCGGCGCCCCACTCCtctataattttcgaaaattactcccccactctctccaagttttcttcaagttttctacaagatttcttcatcaattgagaagaattcaagtgaaattcaagagattattgaagaatcaagactaattccttgtttctaccgttcgttcttttggaaaaggtactttaattattgatcttctcttcttctaccgattaatcggtattcttgagtccacatacATTTTAGATCGAGGGAATgggaaattaatcggtgaatTTTGGGATGCATGGATGTGTGGGTGTGTATttgaccgtgtgtgtgtgtgtgtgcgcacGCCTCGGCGTGCGTGCACAAGTGTGGTGttcgtgtgcgtgtgttgtgtgtgtggaacactcatgcgtgacacgatttaatggtgaaattggagttgttatttgaataaaaatgatatgcttagcatactttgattttgattgatgattttgaaaataatcgatgggaaaaagggaaatatgggagacatgcatgatttttgaAATCAATGTTTGAAACTGATg is a window from the Salvia hispanica cultivar TCC Black 2014 chromosome 1, UniMelb_Shisp_WGS_1.0, whole genome shotgun sequence genome containing:
- the LOC125202750 gene encoding 17.8 kDa class I heat shock protein-like; the protein is MSLIPSFFGRRSSNVFDPFSLDVWDPFQDFPLSTNFPSSARETTAVANARIDWKETPEAHLFKVDVPGLKKDEVNVEVEDGGILQISGERSKEQEEKNDKWHRIERSSGKFCRRFRLPENAKLEQVKAAMENGVLTVTVPKEEVKKPEVKAIDISG